A window of Synechococcus sp. MEDNS5 contains these coding sequences:
- a CDS encoding radical SAM protein has translation MGITSLGYQIVWATLASRSDLDVRRLFTDQGDPQHRRCDLFGLSLSWELDGPVLLDLLEGQSIPIWSEQRTDADPIVFGGGPVLTANPEPLAPFFDVILLGDGEDLLPAFINALQAVRNAPRAERLRHLAKIPGIYVPALYAPHFDSEGLLQSIKPIEADLPTTVAKQTWRGNTLSHSTVITPDAAWPDIHMVEVVRSCPELCRFCLASYLTLPFRTPSLDDGLIPAVERGLMATRRLGLLGASVTQHPQFGDLLAWLNNARFDDVRVSVSSVRAATVTPQLASSLANRGSKSLTIAIESGSERMRRVVNKKLSSEEISAAARHAKQGGLSALKLYGMVGLPSEQEEDVEATADLLLQLKKATPGLRFTLGVSTFVPKAHTPFQWQGVRPEADKRLKRLGKRLKPKGIDLRPESYGWSVIQALLSRSDRRLAPVIVAVRGTQESLGGWKKAYRAARAGELPAAKSAGVELPLPPAWEQVIHEIWPDDTVLPWSHLQGPLPQDTLLKHQRQALHPEPAENLN, from the coding sequence GTGGGAATTACCAGCCTTGGTTACCAGATCGTTTGGGCCACGCTGGCCTCGCGATCCGATCTGGATGTGCGCAGGCTGTTCACCGATCAAGGAGATCCCCAGCACCGCCGCTGCGATCTGTTCGGTCTGTCCCTGAGCTGGGAACTGGATGGCCCTGTGTTGCTGGATCTGCTCGAAGGCCAGAGCATCCCGATCTGGAGCGAACAGCGAACAGACGCTGACCCGATCGTGTTCGGAGGTGGCCCTGTGTTAACCGCGAACCCCGAACCGTTGGCACCGTTTTTCGATGTGATCCTGCTGGGGGATGGGGAGGACCTTCTTCCAGCCTTCATCAACGCCCTGCAGGCGGTACGCAACGCACCACGGGCCGAACGTCTGCGGCACCTGGCGAAGATTCCTGGCATCTATGTGCCGGCGCTGTACGCCCCACACTTCGATTCCGAAGGGTTGCTGCAGTCGATCAAGCCGATCGAAGCGGATCTCCCCACCACCGTGGCCAAGCAGACCTGGCGCGGCAACACCCTCAGCCACTCCACGGTGATCACCCCCGACGCCGCATGGCCTGACATCCACATGGTGGAAGTGGTGCGCAGCTGCCCTGAGCTCTGTCGCTTCTGCCTGGCCAGCTATCTCACCCTTCCCTTCCGCACACCCTCGCTGGATGACGGCTTGATCCCCGCAGTCGAACGGGGCCTGATGGCGACCCGGCGTCTGGGACTTCTGGGGGCTTCCGTGACCCAACATCCTCAGTTCGGTGATCTGCTCGCTTGGCTGAACAACGCTCGCTTCGATGACGTCCGCGTCAGCGTGAGCTCTGTGCGGGCCGCCACCGTGACCCCCCAACTGGCCTCCAGCCTGGCCAATCGGGGCAGCAAGTCGCTGACCATCGCCATTGAAAGCGGCAGTGAACGGATGCGACGCGTCGTGAACAAGAAGTTGAGCAGCGAGGAGATCAGCGCTGCTGCACGCCATGCCAAGCAAGGTGGTCTCAGTGCCCTGAAGCTCTATGGAATGGTGGGCCTACCCAGCGAGCAGGAGGAGGACGTGGAGGCAACGGCCGATTTACTGCTTCAACTCAAGAAAGCCACACCAGGGCTGCGCTTCACCCTCGGTGTGAGCACCTTTGTTCCCAAGGCCCACACGCCGTTCCAATGGCAAGGCGTGCGACCCGAGGCCGACAAACGCTTGAAACGCCTTGGCAAACGGCTGAAACCGAAAGGCATTGATCTACGACCAGAGAGTTATGGCTGGAGCGTGATCCAGGCGCTCCTGTCGCGAAGTGATCGTCGACTGGCTCCCGTGATCGTGGCCGTTCGCGGCACACAGGAGAGTCTTGGCGGTTGGAAGAAGGCCTACCGAGCGGCTCGGGCCGGCGAGCTACCCGCGGCCAAAAGCGCCGGTGTGGAGTTACCTCTGCCGCCAGCCTGGGAGCAGGTGATTCACGAAATCTGGCCAGATGACACCGTGCTTCCCTGGTCGCACCTGCAGGGCCCCCTCCCCCAGGACACCCTGCTCAAGCATCAGCGACAGGCACTGCATCCTGAACCGGCTGAAAACTTGAACTGA
- the purU gene encoding formyltetrahydrofolate deformylase, translated as MSSASVILQLICPDRPALVSDIAGWVAANGGNIRHADHHTDAGAGLFLSRIEWDLQGFGLPRDAIPLAVQALAERLRGDAQVHFSDDHPRVAILVSKQSHCLLDLLWRARSGELPMQVPLVISNHPNLEPCCADFGVPFVCVPVTSGSKTEAEATILNLLDEHQIDLAVLAKYMQVLSGGFLERFSEVINIHHSFLPAFKGAQPYHRAWERGVKLIGATAHYVTEELDDGPIIEQTIATVSHRDEVEDLIRKGRDTERLALARALRLHLRRQVMVYRGRTAVFA; from the coding sequence GTGTCATCCGCTTCGGTCATCCTGCAGCTGATCTGTCCTGATCGCCCGGCACTCGTGAGTGACATCGCCGGCTGGGTGGCAGCGAACGGCGGCAATATTCGCCATGCGGACCACCACACCGACGCTGGTGCTGGATTGTTTCTGAGCCGGATCGAATGGGATCTGCAGGGTTTCGGTTTACCTAGGGACGCCATCCCTTTAGCGGTGCAAGCCCTGGCGGAGCGTCTTCGTGGTGACGCCCAGGTTCATTTTTCCGACGACCATCCCCGGGTTGCAATTTTGGTGAGCAAGCAGAGCCATTGTTTGCTCGATCTGCTCTGGCGGGCACGCAGCGGAGAGTTGCCCATGCAGGTTCCCTTGGTGATCAGCAATCATCCGAACTTGGAACCCTGCTGCGCTGATTTTGGAGTTCCTTTCGTCTGCGTTCCTGTCACATCAGGCAGCAAGACAGAAGCGGAGGCCACCATTCTTAATCTGTTGGACGAGCATCAAATTGATCTGGCTGTGCTCGCCAAGTACATGCAGGTGCTGAGCGGGGGGTTTCTGGAGCGTTTTTCCGAGGTGATCAACATTCACCACTCGTTCTTGCCCGCTTTCAAGGGTGCGCAGCCTTATCACCGGGCCTGGGAGCGCGGTGTGAAGCTGATCGGTGCCACAGCGCACTACGTCACCGAGGAACTCGATGACGGTCCGATCATCGAGCAAACGATCGCCACGGTGAGTCACCGCGATGAGGTGGAGGATCTGATTCGAAAAGGGCGTGACACCGAAAGGCTGGCCCTGGCCCGTGCTTTGCGTCTCCACCTCCGTCGTCAGGTGATGGTTTACCGCGGACGCACGGCTGTGTTCGCATGA
- a CDS encoding ClC family H(+)/Cl(-) exchange transporter encodes MTVLSELKQRRHQLGSSRSIRRLLERRWWVVVLALMFTGLGAALTGVLFKAGIKTLGAWRLELLADLPAWAVLPGLGAAGGLVSGLLVTCLAPAAGGSGITHIMGFLKHRAVPMGLQVGLVKLVAGIVAIGSGFPLGPEGPSVQMGGSVAWQMARWLKAPVAFRRVIVAAGGGAGIAAVFSAPIGGFVYAVEELLHSARPVVLLLVIVTTFWADAWADVLGLAGLSPSGGGLDATQGFQLEREYTPLVSFLPIDLGYLIGLGVVVGLLAELYCRYVLAMQRKGDAWFGDRLVLRMVLSGAVLGSVYASLPEEFHNLEGLQHLIADGKADIPMALGTFIVLFFSTGLAAASGAPGGLFYPMLTLGGAIGLACGYWVEALTGHVPSTYVFAGMGAFVASCSRTPITAMFLAFALTKDLLILKPILVACLASFLVARLFDERSIYERQLGMELKEEDHREARRQRHGTIHHAWGGSIRRRAFTPPPAPPPSPSASPPDENNPNLGQDP; translated from the coding sequence ATGACCGTTCTGAGTGAACTGAAACAACGACGCCACCAACTCGGCTCCAGCCGAAGCATCCGCCGCCTGCTGGAACGACGCTGGTGGGTGGTGGTCCTCGCCCTGATGTTCACCGGGCTCGGGGCCGCCCTGACAGGCGTGCTGTTCAAGGCAGGCATCAAGACTCTCGGGGCATGGCGCCTCGAACTGCTGGCCGATCTGCCCGCCTGGGCGGTGCTGCCAGGACTCGGGGCCGCGGGTGGATTGGTCTCAGGCCTCCTCGTCACCTGCCTGGCGCCTGCTGCTGGCGGATCTGGCATCACCCACATCATGGGCTTTCTCAAGCACCGGGCCGTTCCCATGGGACTGCAGGTGGGCCTGGTGAAACTGGTGGCAGGAATCGTGGCCATCGGCAGCGGCTTTCCCCTTGGCCCCGAGGGACCCTCCGTGCAGATGGGGGGATCTGTTGCCTGGCAGATGGCGCGCTGGCTGAAGGCTCCTGTGGCCTTCCGGCGGGTGATCGTGGCCGCCGGCGGCGGTGCCGGAATCGCTGCCGTATTCAGTGCACCCATCGGTGGGTTTGTTTACGCCGTTGAGGAGCTGCTGCATTCGGCCCGGCCCGTGGTGTTGCTGCTGGTGATCGTGACCACCTTCTGGGCCGATGCCTGGGCCGATGTCCTCGGTCTTGCCGGGCTCAGTCCCAGTGGAGGCGGTCTCGATGCAACCCAGGGGTTCCAACTGGAACGGGAATACACCCCTCTTGTGAGTTTCCTACCGATCGATCTGGGCTACCTGATCGGGCTCGGCGTGGTGGTTGGCCTGCTGGCGGAGCTCTACTGCCGCTACGTACTGGCCATGCAGCGGAAAGGAGATGCCTGGTTTGGCGATCGGCTGGTGCTGCGCATGGTGCTCAGCGGTGCCGTACTGGGCAGCGTTTATGCCTCTCTTCCTGAAGAATTCCACAACCTAGAGGGACTGCAACATCTGATCGCCGACGGCAAGGCCGACATTCCGATGGCACTTGGCACCTTCATCGTGCTCTTCTTCAGCACTGGTCTTGCCGCGGCATCAGGCGCACCGGGAGGACTTTTTTACCCGATGCTCACCCTCGGCGGAGCGATCGGTCTGGCCTGTGGCTACTGGGTGGAAGCTCTCACGGGGCACGTTCCCAGCACCTATGTGTTTGCGGGCATGGGGGCCTTTGTGGCCAGCTGTTCGCGCACTCCGATCACCGCCATGTTTCTGGCCTTCGCACTCACGAAGGACCTGCTGATCCTCAAACCAATCCTTGTGGCCTGTCTGGCCAGTTTTCTGGTGGCCAGGTTGTTTGATGAACGCTCGATCTACGAGCGCCAGCTGGGCATGGAACTGAAGGAAGAGGATCACCGAGAAGCGCGCCGCCAGCGCCACGGCACCATCCATCACGCCTGGGGGGGCTCGATCCGCCGACGGGCCTTCACACCGCCGCCAGCACCTCCCCCCTCGCCGTCAGCGTCACCTCCAGACGAGAACAATCCCAACCTCGGTCAAGACCCCTGA
- a CDS encoding RpoD/SigA family RNA polymerase sigma factor yields MGIPLESEVEASAVSSKEPVLPATSQRNPGSRSRSTSNRSSRQTGRLSTDSIGYYLSSIGRVPLLTAAEEIELAHHVQAMKELLDVPDDERTPRQRHRIRMGKRARDRMMAANLRLVVSVAKKYQNQGLELLDLVQEGAIGLERAVDKFDPAMGYKFSTYAYWWIRQGMTRAIDNSARTIRLPIHISEKLSKMRRITRELSHRFGRQPNRLELANAMGIEPRDLEELISQSAPCASLDAHARGEEDRSTLGELIPDPNGDEPMEGMDRSIQKEHLGGWLAQLNEREQKILRLRFGLDGAEPLTLAEIGRQINVSRERVRQLEAKAILKLRTMTDQQQAA; encoded by the coding sequence ATGGGGATCCCTCTGGAGTCTGAGGTTGAGGCCTCCGCGGTCTCTTCCAAAGAACCTGTTTTGCCGGCCACAAGCCAGCGCAATCCAGGGTCACGTTCACGCTCAACGTCAAATCGCTCGAGTCGACAAACAGGTCGACTCTCTACCGATTCCATTGGCTATTACCTCAGCAGCATTGGCCGCGTGCCCCTGCTCACTGCTGCAGAGGAAATAGAGCTTGCGCATCACGTGCAGGCCATGAAGGAACTCTTGGATGTTCCGGATGATGAACGCACCCCTCGGCAGCGTCATCGCATCCGCATGGGCAAACGGGCCAGAGATCGGATGATGGCGGCCAACCTTCGCCTCGTGGTGAGTGTTGCCAAGAAGTATCAGAACCAGGGATTGGAGTTGCTAGATCTCGTCCAGGAAGGAGCCATCGGCCTGGAGAGAGCGGTCGACAAGTTTGACCCCGCCATGGGCTACAAATTCTCGACCTATGCCTATTGGTGGATCCGTCAGGGAATGACCCGGGCTATCGACAACAGTGCACGGACCATTCGTCTGCCGATTCACATCAGCGAAAAGCTCTCGAAGATGCGCCGCATCACCAGGGAGCTATCCCATCGTTTCGGTCGTCAACCCAATCGCCTCGAGCTTGCCAACGCGATGGGGATCGAACCACGCGATCTCGAAGAACTGATCTCTCAAAGTGCACCCTGCGCATCCCTCGATGCCCACGCCAGGGGAGAAGAAGATCGCAGCACGCTCGGAGAATTGATTCCAGACCCCAACGGTGATGAGCCGATGGAGGGCATGGATCGCAGCATTCAGAAAGAACACCTCGGAGGCTGGCTGGCCCAACTCAACGAGCGGGAACAGAAAATCCTTCGCCTGCGCTTTGGACTCGATGGAGCCGAACCATTGACCCTGGCCGAAATCGGTCGACAGATCAATGTCTCCCGGGAACGCGTCAGGCAACTGGAAGCGAAAGCAATCCTCAAGTTGCGCACCATGACCGACCAGCAACAGGCAGCCTGA
- a CDS encoding diacylglycerol/polyprenol kinase family protein: MVPSLLVIGAWMALVLSAAVLCRRVLPEQKELSRKIVHIGTGPVVPLAWWLQLPAWVAVPAALSVTVITAINHRWRLLPAVEDIDRHSYGTVAYGLAITLLLILFWPEQAIAACAGVLVMALGDGFAGLVGRGLHSPTWSLWQQRKSVAGTLTMALVTAAVLTMLVLVSDSAFQPIRVLIVCVLAVGLEQLSRWGIDNLSVPIAVGLSWSWMIS, from the coding sequence TTGGTGCCGTCGCTGCTGGTGATTGGGGCCTGGATGGCTCTGGTTCTCTCAGCTGCGGTGCTTTGCCGACGCGTCTTGCCGGAGCAAAAGGAACTCAGTCGCAAAATCGTTCATATCGGTACCGGACCTGTCGTTCCCCTGGCCTGGTGGCTGCAACTTCCAGCCTGGGTAGCTGTTCCAGCCGCACTGTCAGTCACCGTCATCACCGCGATCAACCATCGCTGGCGACTACTCCCGGCTGTTGAGGATATCGACCGACACAGCTATGGAACAGTGGCGTATGGACTGGCAATCACTCTTCTTCTCATCCTCTTCTGGCCCGAGCAGGCCATCGCAGCCTGTGCTGGAGTGCTGGTGATGGCCCTGGGAGACGGCTTTGCAGGCTTGGTTGGGCGCGGTCTCCACTCACCAACCTGGAGCCTCTGGCAACAGCGGAAATCTGTCGCTGGAACACTCACAATGGCCCTGGTCACGGCTGCTGTGCTGACCATGCTCGTGTTGGTCAGTGACAGCGCATTCCAGCCGATTCGCGTTTTGATCGTGTGTGTTCTGGCCGTTGGCCTAGAGCAACTGAGTCGATGGGGGATCGACAACCTCAGCGTGCCGATCGCTGTGGGCTTGAGCTGGTCTTGGATGATCTCTTAG
- the acnB gene encoding bifunctional aconitate hydratase 2/2-methylisocitrate dehydratase, with amino-acid sequence MLSTYRENAAERLALGIPPLPLDANQAKALTELLGNPPSGEEQELLHLLIERIPPGVDEAAYVKATWLSAIAQGQSSSPLVSPLEATRLLGTMVGGYNVAALIELLQHSDAQLAGCAAEGLSRTLLVYDAFNEMMELATSNRFAKQVVDSWATAEWFTSKPELADTITVTVFKVEGETNTDDLSPATHATTRPDIPLHALAMLETRDPDGLKTIETLKEKGHPVAYVGDVVGTGSSRKSAINSVLWHTGDVIPHVPNKRGGGVILGGKIAPIFFNTAEDSGALPIECDVTVLNTGDVITIRPHAGTIERDGEVVSRFALKPSTISDEVRAGGRIPLMIGRALTDKVRAKLGLAPSDLFIRPSAPADTGKGFTLAQKMVGKACGLPGVRPGTSCEPLMTTVGSQDTTGPMTRDEMKELACLGFSSDLVMQSFCHTAAYPKPVDLQTQKDLPDFFAQRGGVALRPGDGIIHSWLNRMLLPDTVGTGGDSHTRFPLGISFPAGSGLVAFAAAIGAMPLDMPESVLVRFSGSLQPGVTLRDVVNAIPWVAIQRGLLTVEKANKKNLFNGRIMEIEGLPDLKLEQAFELTDASAERSCAGCTIKLSEETVSEYLRSNVALLKNMIARGYSDARTLARRIKEMEAWLANPQLLSADGDAEYAEVLEINLDELTEPVVACPNDPDNVKLLSEVAGDPVQEVFIGSCMTNIGHYRAAAKVLEGASPNQARLWVCPPTRMDEETLKAEGYYATFEAAGSRMEMPGCSLCMGNQARVDDNTTVFSTSTRNFNNRLGKGAQVYLGSAELAAVCAQLGRIPSPQEYRSIAAEKIDPLSDELYRYLNFDQISGFEDQGRTISADDEAEVLAGS; translated from the coding sequence ATGCTGAGCACCTACCGCGAGAACGCTGCCGAACGTTTGGCCCTTGGGATTCCGCCGCTGCCCCTGGACGCAAACCAGGCCAAGGCACTCACGGAGCTGTTGGGGAATCCACCGTCAGGGGAAGAGCAGGAGCTTCTACATCTACTGATCGAACGCATCCCGCCCGGCGTCGACGAAGCGGCCTACGTGAAAGCCACCTGGCTCAGCGCCATCGCTCAAGGCCAGTCCAGCAGTCCCTTGGTGTCGCCACTGGAGGCCACCCGCCTGCTTGGAACGATGGTGGGCGGCTACAACGTGGCGGCCTTGATCGAGCTGCTCCAACACAGCGACGCGCAGCTGGCCGGCTGCGCCGCTGAAGGCCTTAGCCGAACCCTGCTGGTGTACGACGCCTTCAACGAGATGATGGAGCTGGCCACCAGCAACCGCTTCGCCAAGCAGGTGGTGGACAGCTGGGCGACTGCCGAATGGTTCACTTCGAAGCCGGAGCTGGCCGACACGATCACGGTGACGGTGTTCAAAGTGGAAGGAGAAACCAACACCGACGACCTCTCGCCCGCCACCCACGCCACCACCCGACCAGACATTCCTCTGCACGCCTTGGCGATGCTGGAGACCCGCGATCCAGACGGCCTGAAGACGATCGAAACCCTCAAAGAAAAGGGCCATCCCGTGGCCTACGTGGGCGACGTGGTGGGCACCGGCAGCTCCAGGAAAAGCGCCATCAACTCCGTGCTCTGGCACACCGGCGATGTCATCCCCCACGTACCCAACAAACGAGGCGGCGGCGTCATCCTCGGCGGCAAGATCGCGCCGATCTTCTTCAACACCGCCGAAGACTCCGGCGCCCTGCCGATCGAATGCGATGTCACCGTGCTGAACACCGGTGATGTGATCACCATCCGGCCCCATGCGGGCACGATCGAACGGGATGGTGAGGTGGTGAGCCGGTTCGCGCTGAAGCCCAGCACCATCAGCGACGAGGTGCGGGCCGGTGGCCGCATTCCCCTGATGATCGGCAGGGCCCTCACCGACAAAGTGCGCGCCAAGCTCGGTCTCGCTCCCTCCGATCTGTTCATCCGGCCCTCGGCACCGGCCGACACCGGTAAAGGCTTCACCCTCGCCCAGAAGATGGTGGGCAAGGCCTGCGGCCTGCCCGGCGTGCGCCCCGGCACCAGCTGCGAGCCGCTGATGACCACCGTTGGCTCCCAGGACACCACTGGGCCGATGACCCGGGATGAAATGAAGGAACTGGCCTGCCTGGGCTTCTCCTCCGACCTGGTGATGCAGAGCTTCTGCCACACCGCGGCCTATCCCAAACCGGTGGACCTGCAAACCCAGAAGGATCTGCCTGATTTCTTCGCCCAGCGCGGTGGTGTGGCCCTGCGCCCCGGTGACGGGATCATCCACAGCTGGCTCAATCGCATGCTGCTGCCCGACACAGTGGGCACCGGCGGTGACAGCCACACCCGCTTCCCCCTGGGCATCTCCTTCCCCGCCGGTTCGGGCCTGGTGGCCTTCGCCGCGGCCATCGGCGCCATGCCGCTGGATATGCCGGAATCGGTGCTGGTGCGCTTCAGCGGCTCCCTGCAACCGGGCGTCACCCTGCGGGATGTGGTGAATGCGATTCCCTGGGTGGCCATTCAACGCGGGCTGCTCACCGTGGAGAAGGCCAACAAAAAGAACTTGTTCAATGGCCGGATCATGGAGATCGAAGGTCTCCCCGACCTCAAGCTCGAGCAGGCCTTCGAACTCACCGACGCCAGCGCCGAACGCTCCTGCGCGGGCTGCACCATCAAGCTCTCGGAAGAAACCGTGAGCGAATACCTGCGCAGCAACGTGGCCTTGCTCAAGAACATGATCGCCCGCGGCTACAGCGATGCCCGCACCCTGGCTCGCCGCATCAAGGAGATGGAGGCCTGGCTGGCCAATCCACAGCTCCTCAGTGCCGACGGCGATGCGGAGTATGCCGAGGTGCTGGAGATCAACCTCGACGAGCTCACCGAACCGGTGGTGGCCTGCCCCAACGATCCCGACAACGTGAAGCTTTTGAGCGAGGTGGCCGGTGATCCGGTGCAGGAGGTGTTCATCGGCTCCTGCATGACCAACATCGGCCACTACCGCGCCGCGGCAAAAGTGCTGGAAGGCGCCAGCCCGAACCAGGCCCGCCTCTGGGTCTGTCCCCCCACCCGCATGGACGAAGAAACCCTCAAAGCCGAGGGCTACTACGCCACCTTCGAAGCCGCCGGATCCCGGATGGAGATGCCGGGCTGCTCCCTCTGCATGGGCAACCAGGCACGGGTGGACGACAACACCACCGTGTTCTCCACCAGCACCCGTAACTTCAACAACCGTCTTGGCAAGGGCGCCCAGGTTTACCTGGGCAGTGCCGAACTGGCAGCGGTTTGCGCCCAACTGGGCCGGATCCCAAGCCCTCAGGAGTACCGCAGCATCGCGGCAGAGAAGATCGACCCGCTCTCCGATGAGCTCTACCGCTACCTCAACTTTGACCAGATCTCCGGTTTCGAGGATCAGGGCCGAACCATCAGCGCGGACGATGAAGCCGAAGTGCTGGCTGGGTCCTGA
- a CDS encoding O-antigen ligase codes for MTRSLRKVSAWLDGESPSSASTWGWRCFQLGLFLLPSSALLAGLLLFPALILGSLGRERPFWCDPWNAPLLLAGLFMVVGCVRSYSGPLAWVGLGNWIPFFWGFWGFQPYVTLPSSRRRSCLWLVAGSVPVVVTGLGQLWFGWQGPWQIFGGLIIWFMSAGGRPEGRLSGLFDYANIASAWLAMVWPLMLAALVQPGLNRVRRGVVLTMAAAVVLSLVLTESRNGWGALVFAVPLVLGPPSWPWLLPLLGLALLPVLVAVLPGVPPLIQDPARTFVPEGIWARLSDTQYASQRALASTRLSQWGLALQLIAERPWFGWGAAAFSVIYPLRTGKWHGHAHNLPLELAISHGVPAAVLVVGLVLLLLVVSLRRGPLGLFDRAWWTAALVLTVLHATDLPFFDSRLNIAGWILLAGLRASFSSSFQPVQDAVPVADA; via the coding sequence ATGACCCGTTCCCTGCGCAAGGTTTCGGCCTGGTTGGACGGAGAGAGCCCTTCATCGGCATCCACCTGGGGATGGCGCTGCTTTCAGCTCGGTTTGTTCTTGCTGCCGTCCAGTGCTCTGCTGGCTGGTCTTCTCTTGTTTCCAGCTCTGATCCTGGGAAGTTTGGGTCGGGAGCGTCCGTTCTGGTGTGATCCCTGGAATGCCCCCCTGCTGCTGGCTGGATTGTTCATGGTGGTCGGTTGTGTTCGGTCGTATTCCGGCCCGTTGGCCTGGGTTGGCCTGGGCAACTGGATTCCTTTTTTCTGGGGGTTCTGGGGGTTTCAGCCTTATGTGACTCTGCCGTCCTCTCGCAGGCGCAGCTGCCTCTGGCTTGTTGCAGGGAGTGTTCCCGTGGTCGTGACCGGCCTGGGCCAGTTGTGGTTTGGCTGGCAGGGACCTTGGCAGATCTTCGGTGGACTGATCATCTGGTTTATGTCCGCTGGTGGCCGCCCCGAGGGACGTTTGTCGGGACTGTTCGACTACGCCAACATCGCTTCGGCCTGGTTGGCGATGGTCTGGCCGCTGATGCTGGCGGCTTTGGTGCAGCCTGGTCTCAACCGCGTGCGCCGCGGGGTGGTTCTGACCATGGCTGCGGCAGTGGTGCTGTCTCTGGTGCTGACAGAGTCGCGCAATGGCTGGGGAGCGCTGGTGTTCGCTGTTCCCCTGGTGCTCGGTCCTCCGAGCTGGCCCTGGCTGCTGCCTCTGCTGGGGTTGGCTCTGTTACCCGTGCTGGTGGCTGTTTTGCCAGGGGTGCCTCCTCTGATCCAAGATCCTGCGCGCACGTTCGTTCCCGAAGGGATCTGGGCCCGTCTCAGCGATACGCAGTACGCCAGTCAGCGTGCCTTGGCGTCCACACGGCTCAGCCAGTGGGGACTTGCGCTGCAGTTGATTGCGGAACGCCCCTGGTTTGGCTGGGGTGCCGCGGCCTTTTCTGTGATCTACCCCCTCAGAACCGGTAAGTGGCACGGCCATGCCCACAATCTCCCTCTGGAACTGGCCATCAGCCATGGCGTGCCGGCGGCTGTGTTGGTTGTGGGTCTGGTGCTGTTGCTGCTGGTGGTGAGTCTGCGCCGTGGACCTCTGGGCTTGTTTGATCGAGCTTGGTGGACGGCTGCCCTGGTGCTGACGGTTCTGCACGCCACAGATCTGCCGTTCTTCGATAGCCGTCTGAATATCGCCGGCTGGATTCTGCTCGCGGGCTTGCGGGCGTCCTTCAGTTCAAGTTTTCAGCCGGTTCAGGATGCAGTGCCTGTCGCTGATGCTTGA
- a CDS encoding 3-deoxy-7-phosphoheptulonate synthase, producing the protein MTTTHDLHVVDTRPLVPPALLHGDLPIDARATETVATSRSRIQAILRGLDRRLLVIVGPCSVHDVDAAREYASRLAPLRERHASELEVVMRVYFEKPRTTVGWKGLINDPNLDGSYDINTGLRMARSLLLDLARDGMPCATELLDPVVPQYIADLISWTAIGARTTESQTHREMASGLSMPIGYKNSTDGSATIAINAMQAASKPHHFLGINREGHASIVSTTGNPDGHLVLRGGNRGTNYHLEAIQDAAEELKAAGLPDRLMVDCSHGNSNKDFRRQGEVLKSVAAQVEEGSAHVMGVMLESHLVEGNQKISADRSALTYGQSVTDACISLETTAELLEGLADSLKKVGTRAA; encoded by the coding sequence ATGACCACCACACACGATCTCCACGTGGTGGATACCAGACCTCTGGTCCCTCCCGCCCTGCTGCATGGAGATTTGCCGATTGATGCCAGGGCAACGGAGACCGTTGCCACGTCGCGCAGTCGGATTCAGGCCATTCTCAGGGGTCTTGACCGGCGACTGTTGGTGATCGTTGGCCCCTGCTCTGTCCATGATGTGGATGCAGCGAGGGAGTACGCCAGCAGATTGGCTCCCCTGCGTGAACGTCATGCTTCTGAGCTCGAGGTTGTGATGCGTGTCTATTTCGAGAAGCCACGCACCACCGTGGGTTGGAAGGGCCTCATCAATGATCCAAATCTCGACGGCTCCTACGACATCAACACGGGGTTGCGCATGGCGCGCTCGTTACTGCTCGATTTGGCAAGGGATGGAATGCCCTGTGCCACAGAACTGCTCGATCCTGTGGTTCCCCAATACATCGCCGATCTGATCAGCTGGACGGCGATTGGCGCCCGGACCACCGAAAGCCAGACGCACCGCGAGATGGCTTCAGGCTTGTCGATGCCGATCGGCTACAAAAACAGCACTGATGGCAGCGCCACCATTGCCATCAACGCCATGCAGGCCGCGTCCAAACCCCATCATTTTCTAGGTATCAATCGCGAGGGGCATGCATCGATCGTGAGCACCACCGGTAATCCGGATGGACATCTCGTGTTGCGGGGAGGCAACCGGGGTACGAATTACCACCTCGAGGCGATTCAGGACGCTGCTGAAGAATTGAAAGCTGCGGGACTGCCTGATCGGTTGATGGTGGATTGCAGCCATGGCAATTCCAACAAGGATTTCCGCCGTCAAGGTGAGGTGTTGAAATCTGTGGCAGCTCAAGTGGAGGAGGGTTCAGCGCACGTGATGGGGGTGATGCTGGAAAGTCATCTTGTTGAGGGCAATCAAAAGATCAGCGCGGATCGATCAGCGCTGACCTACGGCCAGAGTGTCACTGACGCTTGCATCAGTCTTGAGACGACAGCCGAACTGCTGGAAGGTTTGGCTGATTCGCTGAAAAAAGTTGGCACTCGAGCTGCATGA